Genomic window (Chondrocystis sp. NIES-4102):
GTCAAAGTAATGAGGCAAAAATTAATTATTGACGATGAGAATTTAAGATCTTTACAAATAACAAGGACTGCTAATTATTGCGCGATTTAGCCTAATTTACTCACAACTAATTAAGACTGGGATTAATTAACATTAAAATTACGAGCCATATTTCTACAACCAGCACAATCACAGCCATAAAGTTGGATTGCTTTTTCTCCTTGTCGATCAGCTTCTGCTGCGGTTTCTGCATCCATTTGATTACAGCTACAATCAGCAAAAGGATAATCAGTTTTGCTTTCGGGAATTTCCGCAATGCCACTACCTAATTGAGGCGCAGTAAATACATACTCTCTGGCTTCGACAGAATTAGCAGTCATTAAACTTAAAGCAATAGAGCCAGAACAACCAAGCATAGTTAATAGTTTCTTGTTCATCTTTTTAGTTCTAATGAAAAATCAATTATAGCTTGCAAAAAAAAAAATTTAGACAGTAATAATAGATTAAAATATCTGCAAAATAAAACATGAGTCAGGTACATAACGCCTTTACTTTATTTATCAGCTTGCTCGTAGAAGCAATACCATTTCTCTTATTAGGGGTATTACTTTCAAGCTCGTTACTATTTCTAATTAATGAAAAACAACTATTAAATAAACTCCCCACTAATCCCTTTTTAGGAGCAATTGTTGGTAGTTTAATTGGTTTCCTGTTTCCTGTGTGTGAATGTGGCAATGTGCCAGTAGCTCGTAGACTATTACTACAAGGTGTTTCTCCTGGGGTGGCGATCGCTTTTCTTTTAGCTGCACCTACAATAAACCCCATTGTTATCTGGTCTACCTGGGTAGCATTTGGAGATCGCCCTGAAATTGTCATTTTTCGGGTCATCTTTTCCAGTGCGATCGCAATTTGTATTGGCTGGGTTTTTAGCTCCCAAAAGACTGCTGAAAATATCTTACAAACTAATTTTGCTCAAAGATATCAAGCGGTAAAACCTAAAGACTCAATTTCACCCTTACTACAATCTGGAACTTTTATAATTCAACAGGGAAAAACGATCCCGATGAACGACACTTTAATATCTCAGGGTAATAGTTCCAGTTTTGAGGGCAAATGGCAAGCTTTTCTAGAAAACGTCTGGCAAGAATTTAGTGAATTAGGAGGTGTGTTAGTCTTAGGTAGTGCAGTAGCAGCAATGATTCAAGTATTTGTACCACGAGAATTTATTTTTAATCTAGGTCACGATCCGATCAGTTCAATTTTGGCAATGATGTTATTAGCAGCCGTTGTTTCTATCTGTTCGACGGTTGATTCTTTTTTTGCCCTCTCCTTTGCAACTACCTTTACTAGTGGCTCACTGCTTGCCTTTTTAGTTTTTGGACCAACAATAGATATTAAGAGTATTGGTTTGATGGCAACAATCTTTAAACCTAAAATCATTGTTTATATCTTCACCCTAGTTGCACAGTTGACTTTTATTTTCACCTTAACCTACAGTTATTTCTTTTAATCATCATGCTTTAGGCGACTGATTATTATATTCTTGTTAAATAACGACCTTTTAGTCATATTTCCGTTAAATTTTAAACAGTTCTATCCCGATAATTATTTTCGTCGAAACTACATGAGTAATAATTTATACCAAGAGATTCGCCAATTTTATGATGCTTCTAGTGGACTATGGGAAAAAATCTGGGGTGAGCATATGCACCACGGTTACTACGGCAAAGGTGGTAACTACAAGATAGACCGTCGTCAGGCACAGATAGAATTAATTGAAGAATTATTGCTCTGGGCTGGTTGTAATCAAGATCAAAAACCTCAAAATATTATAGATGTTGGTTGTGGCATCGGAGGGAGTACCCTATATCTTGCTAAAAAATTCGGAAGTTCTGCTACAGGTATCACACTATCACCAGTACAGGCGGATAGGGCAACCGAGAGGGCAAGTCAAGCAGATTTAAGTGCGCGGGTAAGATTTGAAGTGGCTAATGCTTTAGAAATGCCTTTTCAAGATAATACTTTTGATCTAGTTTGGTCATTAGAAAGTGGCGAACATATGCCCGATAAAACTAAATTTTTGGCAGAATGTTATCGAGTTTTAAAACCAGGGGGCAAACTAATCCTAGCTACTTGGTGTCATCGAGAAACCAATTCCCTAGCAGGAGATTTAACACCTAGTGAAATGGCACATCTCAAAGAAATATATCGTGTCTATTGCTTACCCTACGTAATCTCATTATCAGAATATCGAGCGATCGCCCTCAATTGTGGTTTTAAAAACTTACAAGCCGATGATTGGTCTACAGCAGTTGCGCCTTTTTGGGATGTAGTCATAGATTCAGCGATCGCGCCTAAAGCGGTTATTGGTTTATTACAAGCAGGTTGGCAAACTATAGAGGGGGCATTATCCCTCAAGTTAATGAGCGATGGCTACGCCCGTGGGTTGATTCGCTTTGGTGTAATCTCTGCAATTAAATAAAGAAGCTCAACAGCAACGCTGGCAATAATTTATGAAGATCGACCATGTTCATTTCTACACCAGAAATGCAGCAACAACAAAAGACTGGTTTATCGATAATATTGGTTTTAAAGCGCAAGGCAAATCTATTAATCAACACACCCATACCGAAGTAATTGCCCTCAACTCGGTTTTTTTAGTGTTTTCTTCCCCCCTAAGTTTGATTAGTCCTGTAGCTCAATATCTTAATTCTCATCCTTCAGGAGTGGTGGATATTGCCTTTAGAGTCGATAATCTCCAAACAATTATTAATAAGGCAAATGATTTAGGGGTTGAAGTATTACATCCTCCTAAGATAAACCAACAGTTTAATTATAAATATGCCAAAGTCCTGGGCTGGAATAGTTTGCAGCATACATTAATTGAAACTACTACAGCAGAGCCGTTATTATACTATTTACCAGAAATAACCATCGACCCATATCAGGCAAAATCTAATTTAGCTACCAATATCACCGATATCGATCATATAGTCTTGAATGTGAGGCAAGGGTCATTACAGACGGCAGTGGCGAGATATCAAGCCCTGTTTGATTTTAAGATACAGCAAAGTTTTAAAATAAAAACCAGCAATTCAGGCTTATCTAGTGAGGCATTGGTAGATCAAGAAGGAGAAGTACAATTTAATATTAATGAACCTACCACAGCTAATTCACAAATCCAGGAATTTATTGATTATAATCATGGGTCAGGAATTCAACATTTAGCCCTGCGATCGCACGATTTAATTGCAGATATTGCTCAAATAAGACAGCATGAGCTTAACTTTTTAACTATTCCTCCAACATATTACCAACAACTCGAACGTCTATGTAGTTTAACTGTAACCGAATTACAAGCGATCGCCAGACAACAGATTCTCATTGATAGTGATCAAACTAATCCCCAATCATTATTAATGCAAATTTTCACACAACCAATCTTTGAGCAACCAACCTTCTTTCTAGAGTTTATCGAACGTCGGCAAGCAGCTACAGGATTTGGTCAAGGTAATTTTCAGTCTTTGTTTGCTGCGGTGGAAAGAGAGCAGATTAAACGCGGGAATCAAAGCTAGTGTATGATCGCTCAAGTGATTATCGTTTATAAGTGGGGAGTGAATAGGTAGTAGGTAGTAGGTAATGGAGGTTGAGTAGTCAAGTAACGAGTAACGAGTAGCTAAAAGCTAATAGCTAAAAACTATCTTATAAATTACCTAAACCAATTTCCTGTAAACGCTGAGTTAAAAACGCGCCTGCGCTGATATCTTCAAATTCTTTAGGATGTTGCTCGTCTATGCAGCTATCCAAACAACTAAGATCCATAGAAGAAACTGGGTGCATAAAAAAGGGAATAGAATAGCGTGCAGTATGACTTAATTCTTTAGGTGGATTAACAACTCGATGAATAGTAGATTTTAATTTCTTATTAGTTAATCGCTCTAACATATCTCCCACATTTACCACTATCTCATCGTTTAATGTAGTAACAGGAATCCATGTACCATCTTGACGTAAAATCTCCAAACCTTCAGCACTCGCTCCCATTAATAAAGTCAGCAGGTTAATATCGCCGTGGGCTGCTGCACGCACTGCGCCTGTTGGTATATCTTGTGTGGGATCTAGGGGGAAATAATGAATAGCTCGCAGAATACTATTACCGCCCCGCACCTGATGATCAAAATAGAATTCTTCTAATCCTAAATAAAGAGCGATCGCTCGTAAGATTTGTATGCCAACTGCTTCTAAAATACGATAAACCTCCACAGTAATTGTGGCAAATTCAGGTACTTCTTGAGGAAATATATTAGCAGGATACTCTAAAGCAGATCTGTCTACCTCACCGACTTCTTGCCCAACGTGATAAAATTCTTTCAAATCGCCGATATTTCTACCTTTAGCGTGTTCTTTTCCTTTGGCGGTATAACCTCGTTGCCCATGTAAACCTTCAACTTGATAGTTTAATTTGGTTGTTTGTGGGAGAGCAAAAAATTCTTTAACAGCACTATATAGATTCTGGGTTAAAGTCGCAGACAATCCATGATTTTTAATAGCTACAAAACCTATCTCTTGATAAGCATGACCTAAAGTTTCCACAAAATATTGTTTACGCAAAGGGTCATTAGAGATAAAATCCTCTAAATCTAGGGTGGGAATTTCATAATCTATTAAAGTATTCATTCATAAGTGATAGTTAACATTGATTTAAGGGATGGGGAATGATGGCATCGCTTAGATCCTTAATCTTCCCCTTTCCCTATGTAAACAAGCAAATTAATTAAATACAGGTGATTCTAAATCAGCAAATAAGGCAGTACTGAGATAGCGTTCTCCGAAACTAGGCTGTATCATCACAATTAGTTTATCCTGATTTTCTGGTCTTTTAGCCACTCGAATAGCTGCTGCCAAGGCTGCACCACTAGAAATACCAGACAATAAACCCTCTTCGCGAGCCATACGACGACCAAACTCAATTGCCTCATCGTCGGATACAGTAATCACTTCGTCGATCAAATCAACCTTTAAAACTTCGGGTATAAAACCTGCGCCGATACCTTGTATTTTATGGGGTCCTGGTTTACCTCCTGAAAGTACAGGACTATTTATAGGTTCTACAGCGATCGCTTTTAATTCTGGTTTATATCTTTTGAGAACTTCAGCTACCCCTGTAATAGTTCCCCCTGTACCAACTCCTGAGACAATGATATCAACTTTTCCTTCTGTATCTGCCCAGATTTCTTCGGCGGTGCTAATTTTATGAATTTCGGGATTAGCAGGGTTATTAAACTGCTGTAGCATATAAGCATCGGGGACATGATCCGCAATTTCTTGTGCTTTTCTAATACAGCCTCCCATCCCTTCGCTACCTGGAGTTAATTCTAACTGTGCGCCGTAGGCTTTTAACATCGCCCGTCTTTCTTTACTCATGGTTTCGGGCATAGTCAAGATTAATTTATATCCTTTAGCAGCAGCAGCCATTGCTAAGGCAATTCCTGTGTTTCCCGATGTCGGCTCAACTAAAATGGTTTTTCCAGGAGTAATTGCACCATTTGCTTCAGCAGCATTAATCATATTTACCCCAATGCGATCTTTAACTGAGGAGGCGGGGTTCATTCCTTCTAACTTAACAACTATTTGGGCAACACATCCTTCTGCTTGGGGAATTCGATTAAGCTGTACTAAAGGAGTTTTTCCCACTAGTTCGGTAACATTTTTGGCAATTTTCATAACAGGCAAGGTAGAAATACGTATTTTTATTGTGCTGGTTTAATCAATAATCTACCGAGATATTTTTAAATAATTTATATTTGTTAGCTTTATTTTTTTTTATATACCATTATGAAATATTATCCCCAAAAACTATCCGCCCCCACAAACTGATAACGGTCAACAACAATGGATTATATATTGCTGCTTTTGCTATCACCTGTGAGGGCGGTCTAGAGGGTCTCTTAGTCGAAACCTAACTGCTGGAAGGAACTCCAACAATGTCTACCTAGCTACCTCCGAAGAGGTTTAGATGTGACTGCTTAGAGAACAGCCCCAGCACACAGCTGGTTATCATCAACTAGGAGACCCATGTTACTACTACTAGATTCTGTCATGGGCATCACCTCCTGTATCCCTAAATGGTTAGCGATAAAATTCTATCTAAAGTTAATATAGCTAAATTTTATAATTTCGGCAAGATTGTACAAACTTTTTAGGTAAAAATTTAAATTCTCCCCAGTGAAGATGGAGATAGGAAGCGTGTAATTGTTTAATACTATATCCTTCGATGAGTTTGGGGCTTGAATGGTGAACACCCTGTAATTGCCATAAAGGGTTTTTTACAGGTAGAGTTAATTGCGATCGATGAAATTCATGTCCTCTAATTATTTGTTGTGCAGATATTAAAGAACTATCTTGTAAAGCTTGCGCCTGTCGATATCCTAAAGTTAATTTGGCGAACATTGTCACTAAATTAGGAATTGCACCCACCATTGACCAAGTTTTCCCTTGAAGGTCGGTTAACTCTTGAGTTAGATACATCAAACCTCCACATTCAGCATAGGTAGGAATACCCTGTTTAATTATCTGTTGAAGTTGTTGTAAAACAGTTTGATTAGCTGCTAATTGTTGGGCAAATATCTCTGGAAATCCACCACCGAAATATAGCCCTTGGATATTATGGGGAATATGATCATCTTTGATCGGACTCCAAAAAACTAGTTGCGCCCCTAATTCTTGCAGGATGTCTAAATTATCCTGATAGTAGAAATTAAAGGCTTGATCAAATGCGATCGCAATTCTTGTAGTTATGGGTTGTTGCTGGCTAGGAGGGCTTGTTGCTGGTTGTTGCTCAATTAATGGTAATAGTTTATCCCAATTAAAGGATGTACTGGCAAGATGGGCTAGTTTAGTAAATATTTTCTCGATTTCAGGAAGTTCGGCGATAGGAATGAGTCCTAAATGACGATCTCCCAGAGTTATATTTTGATTGCGTCTAATTACTCCTAAAATCGGCATCTCAATACTATTTAAAGCTGTTTCTAATAATTCCAAATGGCGATCGCTCGCTACTTTATTAAGAATTACCCCAGCTATGGTTACTCTAGGATCGAGATTACGATAACCTAGGGCGATCGCAGCAATGGAACTTGATAAACTAGAGCAATCTAGTACTAAAGCTACGGGTATATTAAGTAATCTTGCTATATGAGCGGTGCTACCATAATCATTTAACGCTTCGGGATTATCTAAATCTCGAATACCATCAAATAAGCCCATCACCCCTTCAATTACCACCCCCTCCCCTTGATTTGCATAACGCTCAAAACAAGTTTTGACATACTGGCAAGAAGTTAAAAACGGATCTAAATTACGGCAAGGTAAACCTGTAATTGCCTTATGAAACATCGGATCAATATAGTCAGGGCCGACTTTAAATGATTGAATTCTTTTAGCTTTAGTTTTTAAATAAGCAAGTATGGCTAAAGTAATAGTTGTTTTCCCAACTCCAGAGCGATCGCCAGCAATAATTAATGCCATATTATATGGATAAATTTTAATTTTACAAGTTGAATTTATCTTGTATTTTTGGGAACTATTAAACAAACGCTAATTATACAGCTAGTTTTTGCTCAGATAAAAATGCAATACAACAGCAATAAATTTTATGAATAACAATTTTCAGAATCCTTTAGAGGTTCTTAAAGTTAAATCTCAAGAATCTTGGTCTGGCTGTATAGAAATTGTAGAACCTAAAGATCCTTCTGTAAGTTGGTATATCTATTTACTCCAAGGTAAAATACAATATGTCACCACAACAACAGGACAACAAACTCGTTTAAATTATCTTTGCCAAAGATATACTTCCTGTTTAAATTCTCCCGTCTTAGATCTCAATTCTAATATCTCGGAATATTCCCAATTGTCTCAATGGTTATCTAACCAACAATTAGAAAATTCAGAAGTAAAAAAAATATTAGTATTGTTTGCTTTAGAGGGTTTAATTCAAGTATTAAGCATTGAAGCTACTAGGATTGAATTTAGACCAGCAAAAAGAATTAAACGAGCTTTAGTAAGTTTTGAATTCGGTAAATATTATGTTCAAATAAAAGATCAAATAGAATCTTGGCAAGAAGTCCGAACCTATTTATGGTCATGCTTAAGTCGTCTTTATTTAGATAAGCAAAATAGTTTAAAATTTCATCAAATATGGCAAGAACTTTATACAACTCCTGAACTTTTACCTCTCTCCAAAACACAACAACTTTCCAGCTTTGTTAGTTTATTTATTACTAAAAGTAATATATATCAAATAGCTACTAAAACGCAATTAGAACCTTATTTTTTAGCTACCAATCTCAAATATACTATTCAAGAAAAAATTATTAAATTATTACCCTGTGCTGAACGACAAATTAAACAACTCAATCAACTCAATCAACAAAATTTAAGTTCAACTACTATCAATACCAATTCATCTGCTCTAATTGTTTGTATTGATGATAGCCCAACAATCCAAGAGCAATTAAAATTAACTTTAGAAACGGCTGGATATCAATTTTTAGGCATTCTTGATCCCACAGTAGCTATTAAAAATTTAGCCCCACACCAGCCAAAAGTTATTTTCCTCGATATAAATATGCCTAACATCAATGGATATGATCTATGTAGTTCCCTTAGAAACTACCAGAAATACAAAGAAACCCCCATTGTGATGCTAACTAGTAGAGATGGCATGATTGATCGAGTTCGAGCTAAATTAGTCGGAGCAACGGAATATCTAACTAAGCCTTGTGAAGCAGATAAGTTAATTGAATTAACCAAAGTTTTAGAAAAGTCAGCAGTTGCCACTTAAGTATTTTGATGACATTCTTTTATAATAGCTTTTAGCTTCTTAGCAATGATGCGACCCTATCCCGTGCGAGGGATGCTTTTAGCTGTTAGCTTCAGGAGCGCATATGCGAAGCGGTATCCTTGATTGATTCGCTCTTTGTCGGAAACCACGCCCCAGAAGCTCTATTTGGGGGTTTCCCTCATGAGCAACTTTTTCAAGACGCGCCTTACGTCGATATTATACCCTTGTGGTACGCGGGGTCTCCGCTCTACCTACTACCTACTACCCAAACCGCAACTACCTAATTATCCATAACTAACGTTGTACGGCTTTAGCAGCATAACTTTGTACAGTGTTACTTAAAAGCATTGCCACTGTCATCGGCCCTACACCTCCAGGTACAGGTGTAATATAACTAGCGATACTTTCAACTTCCTGTGCCACATCACCCACTAATTGAGATTTTCCCTGATTATTTTCAATTCGATTAATACCCACATCCACAACTACTGCACCAGGCTTAACCATTTCAGGAGTAATCATACCAGGCTTACCCACTGCTGCTATGAGAATATCCGCCTGACGACAAACTACATCTAAATCTTGAGTGTGTGAATGGGCAATAGTAACCGTAGCATTTTCCTCTAACAGCATCAACGCTAAAGGTTTTCCCACTAAAATACTTCTACCTACCACTACTGCTTTCTTCCCAGCCACTGTTATATTATATTCTTGCAGTAGTCTCATAACCCCCGCAGGTGTACAACTGCGTAAACCAGTTTCCGAACGTACTAATTTACCTAAATTAACTGGGTGTAGCCCATCGGCATCCTTATTAGGATCAATACAATGTAATAAAGCAATAGAATCTAGATGTTTAGGCAAAGGTAATTGAACTAAAATACCATCGACTCGCTCATCTTGATTTAATTGATCAATTACTTGTTCTAGCTCTTCTTGGGTGGTATCGCCAGGAAAATGCTGACCTATCGAAGCAATGCCCACTTTTTTACAGGCTTGCTCTTTATTACGAACATACACAGCACTAGCAGGATTATCCCCCACCATTAGTACTGCTAAACCAGGTGGACGACCTATAGACTTTTCTAATTCCTTTATCTGGGTTGTTAACTCTAACTGAATTTTTTGAGCTAGGGCTTTACCGTCTAAGATACAGGGTTTGAGGACAGACATAGGTAATTTCAGTAATTATAAAAAAGTTAAGCTGGGTATTGATGACTGGTAAAAAAAGAGAACTAAATTAAATGCTAACTAAGAATTTAAAATTTCAACCAGTGACAAGCAAACTTAAATATATTAGCTTGTGGGCGACATTAATGGGTAGTTTAATTAGTTGTCAAACACCCCTAATATCTATCAAGCAGATTTCAGAATCTAAGATAGGTAAAACGGTTTATATTACAGGTAAGGTAGTACATCTAGCCCCTTTTATTGATAATACCGCCTATCAAATAGAAGATAATACAGCAAAAATCTGGGTGGTTACTACCCAATCTGCACCCAAGTTAGATCATACAATTAGTATTAAAGGTAAAATTGCTTATCAAAGTTTGCCTTTTGCCGAACAAGAATTAGGAGACTTTTATATTATTGAGTTGGAACAATTGGATACTCTGGTTAATGATCAACAATCTTCAGCTAAATAAATGTTTGAAGTACAGGGAGTTATTTTTCAATAGATAAGCGAAAATTGCTCCTAAATCTTCTTATTTGATACCCTTTTTGTTTGAGAAGTTCAATTAAGCCTTGCTCTGTTACTAAATGACCCGCACCAACTACTATTAGACTATCTTGCTTTTGTTTTAATAGTTGTTCTATTTTTGGCATCCAATTTTTATTTCTAGTATAAAGTAGAGATTGGCAATCTTTCGGTTCTTGTTTACACCAACTGTTAATTATCCACTCAATATTTTCTTCTTGTCCTGAGTCTATGGAATTAGTTAACCAATCTAATTGTTGCTCAATATCTTGGGATTGTTCTTTTATAGCAGATTTACCTAAAGCGATAGATTCTATCATATCTAGAGTTTCATCTAAATCCATAGAAATATAAGAGTCTGTAATTTTGTCGACTTGATAATCGATAGTTTCAAAGCCAGTTGTTTTTTTATTTTCGGCTTGAGACATTTGAGAGATTATCCAATCTATACCACAATCAGTTTTATATTCATTGTTTGTCATCCTAAGTGAATCATACATGAGGATAAAAACCCAAGGTTTGAGATGAGCTATATTTTCTAGGGGAAACTTTAGTGTCTCTGCTTTTTTCTCTAATAGTTGATATGTTTTAGGGTCTAAAATTCCTTTCAAACTGTCTTTATGATTAGTGGGAATTCCTTTTTCACGAATTAATGTTAATAAAGATTGTTGAATTTTTGGAGTAAGTAAAGCATTATGAACAGAGTCCACTTCAAAAACGACTGTTTCCACATCATTGAAAACGTGTTCAAAAGCAGGAGAGCGCAATTTACACTCTTTTCCTACATGATAAGACCCTAAAATATATACACTATATATACTTCCTGGTTTAGAATCGACTCGCCATAATAAAAGTTCTTTTGGCTTATTTGTTTCTGTAGCAAAAGTGGAAGTCGCCGAACTATTGGCAATAATGAAAAGCAAACTTATGATCAACATGACTCTGTTTTTGACGGTAGAGTAACGTCTAACTGCTTGGTTGAAATTAATCATTCCCCTAAATTGAGTTTTATCGAAATTAATATATAAAGACTGAAATAATCTTAACCGCTACGGCGATCGCTATTTTTTAATTATTATTTTCATATTTGTTATGGCGCGTTAACAAATTTTTCCGCCCTCTTGGTATTGATTAGCGCATTTTTCCGTAGCATGAGCTAAATTTTAGGATTAATTGTTTGAAAAACAGCAAACAGTATCAACAAGCTACACTAATCACAAGTTTCATGAATGAGCAAGAATTTGCTAAACCTGCAATCATAGTAGCGATCGCCATAATTTATCAAGATGACCGCTATCTGATGCAGTTGCGAGATAATGATCCTAAGATAATTCATCCTGGTGTCTGGGGTCTATTTGGTGGTCATTTAGACCCTGGGGAAAAACCTGAAGCTGGTTTGAAAAGGGAATTAAAAGAAGAAATTAATTATCCCGTTGCTCAACTTAATAAATTCGGTTGCTATGCTGATCCTAGAATTATTCGCCATGTATTTTCCTGTCCCCTGGTAGTAAATATAGAAGAGTTGGAACTTAATGAAGGCTGGGATATGGGTTTATTAACCTTTGATCAAATTCAACAAGGATACGCCTACTCACCAAAAGCAGGATCAAGACCATTAGGGGATATTCATCGTCAAATAATGCTTGATTTTATTAAATTACAACGCTCACATAGTTAATCTGGATATGTGCAATTAGAAATGTCCAGTTAGCAAAGTAGCACAAGTATTTTCTTATATATAAATATGCTTGCAAAATGTTATACATATATAAAAGTTCAGCTTTTGTATAATTAATAGGTAAATCAAGAAAATTAATATGATAATGAAACTCATTTTTTTTAGCTTTCCTAATCTTTCAGAGGTAGCAATAAATCTCTAAGCAACACCAATAAGCAATTATTAACTATGTAAGAATATTTGGGTTTAAAACTTAGATCAACTACAACTAATAAAAAATTAGGAAAAGTGATAAGTATTTTTACTGATTAAATAATAACTAGTTGAACAAATAAGAAAATATTTTACTAGTGTATTCTTTTTAACTATAGAATCTACCGATTAATATATATCTATAACTTTAAAGAAAGAATTTATGAAAAATAAAAACAACTCTAGATCATGAGCGAAAGTAAATTTTCCATAAGATTTAGGGTTATGATCACCCAAAATTAGCTATCGTCACTGTAATTTATCCGTTTGAATCTTAAATAAAAATAGCCCAAGAGCAAATTATTAAGATTTAAAATAACTATATTTCATTTTTCCTATTGCCAAGTTTTGTTTACTTATGAATAACGCTTCTAAACCAATGGCTTTGAGTTTCAACCTCTTAAAATCGAAAAATTTTAGACTTTTAACTGCTTTTAGTGCAACATCCTTATTAGTTTATCAAAGCAGTTCTCCAGTTGTAGCAGCACTAGAAGAAAGTCCTAAAACTGTGATTGATGAAGTCTGGCAAATTATCAATAGTGAATATGTAGATCCCGATTTTAATCATATTGATTGGAAAATCAAAAGACAAGAATTATTAAAAGGAAATTATCAAGATAAACAAGCTGCTTATAAGGCAATTCGGCAATCTTTAGAAGATTTAGGAGATCCCTACACTAGATTTCTTAACCCAGAGGAATACGAAGAATTAAGCAGCCAAACTTCGGGAGAACTATCGGGTATTGGCATTCGTTTGGGAATTGACAAAAAAAACCAAAAACTAACTGTATTTGAGCCTATTCCTAATTCTCCAGCCACAAAAGCGGGATTGAAAGCAGGGGATCACATTACTAGTATCGATGGCAAATCAACCACAACCATGACCTTAGAACAAGCCTCCGCAGCTATTAAAGGTAAAATAGGTACTGTTGTTGAATTAACTATTGCTCGTCCAACTAAACCAGCTTTTAACGTGAGTATTACGAGAGCGCAAATAGAATTACCTGCCGTAAGCTATACTCTCAATCAGGAACAAGATTCTAAAGTAGGATACATCAAACTAGACGAATTTAGTTCTCACGCTGCCGAACAAATGGAAAAAGCCATTGAAGATTTGAGTAATAAACAAGCCAATGGTTTCGTTTTAGATTTACGAGGTAATCCTGGGGGTTTATTATTTTCTAGTGTAGAAATTGCTCGGATGTGGATGGAAAAAGGCGCGATCGTATCGACTTTAGATCGTCAAGGCGGTAACGAAAAGTTTGCTGCCAATGGTAAGGCTTTGACTGATTTACCTTTAGTAGTTTTAGTTGATGGTTATTCTGCTAGTGCGAGTGAAATTTTAACTGGGGCATTAAAAGAAAATCGCCGAGCTAAAATTGTAGGTAGTCGTACTTATGGTAAGGGAACAGTACAATCAGTTCACGCCCTTTCCGATG
Coding sequences:
- a CDS encoding cobyrinic acid a,c-diamide synthase, which translates into the protein MALIIAGDRSGVGKTTITLAILAYLKTKAKRIQSFKVGPDYIDPMFHKAITGLPCRNLDPFLTSCQYVKTCFERYANQGEGVVIEGVMGLFDGIRDLDNPEALNDYGSTAHIARLLNIPVALVLDCSSLSSSIAAIALGYRNLDPRVTIAGVILNKVASDRHLELLETALNSIEMPILGVIRRNQNITLGDRHLGLIPIAELPEIEKIFTKLAHLASTSFNWDKLLPLIEQQPATSPPSQQQPITTRIAIAFDQAFNFYYQDNLDILQELGAQLVFWSPIKDDHIPHNIQGLYFGGGFPEIFAQQLAANQTVLQQLQQIIKQGIPTYAECGGLMYLTQELTDLQGKTWSMVGAIPNLVTMFAKLTLGYRQAQALQDSSLISAQQIIRGHEFHRSQLTLPVKNPLWQLQGVHHSSPKLIEGYSIKQLHASYLHLHWGEFKFLPKKFVQSCRNYKI
- a CDS encoding response regulator receiver protein → MNNNFQNPLEVLKVKSQESWSGCIEIVEPKDPSVSWYIYLLQGKIQYVTTTTGQQTRLNYLCQRYTSCLNSPVLDLNSNISEYSQLSQWLSNQQLENSEVKKILVLFALEGLIQVLSIEATRIEFRPAKRIKRALVSFEFGKYYVQIKDQIESWQEVRTYLWSCLSRLYLDKQNSLKFHQIWQELYTTPELLPLSKTQQLSSFVSLFITKSNIYQIATKTQLEPYFLATNLKYTIQEKIIKLLPCAERQIKQLNQLNQQNLSSTTINTNSSALIVCIDDSPTIQEQLKLTLETAGYQFLGILDPTVAIKNLAPHQPKVIFLDINMPNINGYDLCSSLRNYQKYKETPIVMLTSRDGMIDRVRAKLVGATEYLTKPCEADKLIELTKVLEKSAVAT
- a CDS encoding GumN family protein, producing MINFNQAVRRYSTVKNRVMLIISLLFIIANSSATSTFATETNKPKELLLWRVDSKPGSIYSVYILGSYHVGKECKLRSPAFEHVFNDVETVVFEVDSVHNALLTPKIQQSLLTLIREKGIPTNHKDSLKGILDPKTYQLLEKKAETLKFPLENIAHLKPWVFILMYDSLRMTNNEYKTDCGIDWIISQMSQAENKKTTGFETIDYQVDKITDSYISMDLDETLDMIESIALGKSAIKEQSQDIEQQLDWLTNSIDSGQEENIEWIINSWCKQEPKDCQSLLYTRNKNWMPKIEQLLKQKQDSLIVVGAGHLVTEQGLIELLKQKGYQIRRFRSNFRLSIEK
- a CDS encoding NUDIX hydrolase; its protein translation is MNEQEFAKPAIIVAIAIIYQDDRYLMQLRDNDPKIIHPGVWGLFGGHLDPGEKPEAGLKRELKEEINYPVAQLNKFGCYADPRIIRHVFSCPLVVNIEELELNEGWDMGLLTFDQIQQGYAYSPKAGSRPLGDIHRQIMLDFIKLQRSHS
- a CDS encoding methenyltetrahydrofolate cyclohydrolase → MSVLKPCILDGKALAQKIQLELTTQIKELEKSIGRPPGLAVLMVGDNPASAVYVRNKEQACKKVGIASIGQHFPGDTTQEELEQVIDQLNQDERVDGILVQLPLPKHLDSIALLHCIDPNKDADGLHPVNLGKLVRSETGLRSCTPAGVMRLLQEYNITVAGKKAVVVGRSILVGKPLALMLLEENATVTIAHSHTQDLDVVCRQADILIAAVGKPGMITPEMVKPGAVVVDVGINRIENNQGKSQLVGDVAQEVESIASYITPVPGGVGPMTVAMLLSNTVQSYAAKAVQR